One region of Deltaproteobacteria bacterium genomic DNA includes:
- the uvrC gene encoding excinuclease ABC subunit UvrC has translation MLVSPEEEIAPPAADCAPRPLEEKLAAVPPRPGVYLLKDKHGKIIYVGKAASLRARVRTYLRGGDERSQVRFLVERLADFETIVTANDKEALILENNLIKQYRPRYNIRLKDDKSYVSVKVTVGDPWPRVLVTRRIVKDGSRYFGPFASASAVRDTLDTIRKVFPLRTCSDPVFRNRSRPCIEYDIKRCLGPCVLPVDRGAYEEHLRQVMLLLEGRNHEVVAGLRHRMAAAAEAERFEEAARLRDQIQAIEKTQERQQVVEHWGANQDVFGLYREGGAIEVQVLFVRSGKLVSNRSYSFNDWEFPDAEVLEAVLTQFYQATNHDVPDEILLPVAISDAEVRAEYLSERRGKKVAILVPRRGDKLRLVEMAGENARQSFAERRDVSREGERMAAELQARLRLANAPKRIECLDIATFQGGETAGAIVAFDEGAPHKDGYRRYRIRTVEGTDDFAAVAEVLRRRFREARERGGLPDLLVIDGGLGQLGVARAVLAELGLTDLEVVGLAKERVERDPTASEIRRRPERVFLPGRKNPVVLKPNSSALFLLQRVRDEAHRFVNLYHRKLRARARLCSRLDAIAGIGPRRRRALLRRFGSLRRIGEASAEELAAVPGITLTLAAQIKEELART, from the coding sequence GTGCTCGTGAGCCCCGAAGAGGAGATCGCGCCGCCAGCGGCGGACTGCGCGCCCCGGCCGCTCGAGGAGAAGCTCGCCGCGGTGCCGCCGCGGCCGGGCGTCTACCTCCTCAAGGACAAGCACGGCAAGATCATCTACGTCGGCAAGGCGGCGAGCCTCCGTGCGCGCGTGCGCACCTATCTCCGCGGCGGCGACGAGCGCAGCCAGGTGCGCTTCCTGGTCGAGCGCCTCGCGGACTTCGAGACCATCGTCACCGCCAACGACAAGGAAGCGCTCATCCTCGAGAACAACCTCATCAAGCAGTACCGGCCGCGCTACAACATCCGGCTGAAGGACGACAAGAGCTACGTGAGCGTCAAGGTCACGGTCGGGGACCCGTGGCCGCGCGTGCTGGTGACGCGCCGGATCGTCAAGGACGGGAGTCGCTACTTCGGCCCCTTCGCGAGCGCGTCCGCGGTGCGCGACACGCTCGACACGATCCGCAAGGTGTTCCCGCTCCGCACGTGCAGCGACCCCGTGTTCCGCAACCGCAGCCGCCCCTGCATCGAGTACGACATCAAGCGCTGCCTCGGCCCCTGCGTGCTGCCGGTCGACCGCGGCGCGTACGAGGAGCACCTCCGGCAGGTGATGCTCCTCCTCGAGGGGCGCAACCACGAGGTGGTCGCGGGATTGCGCCACCGGATGGCCGCCGCTGCGGAGGCCGAGCGCTTCGAGGAGGCGGCCCGCCTGCGCGACCAGATCCAGGCGATCGAGAAGACGCAGGAGCGCCAGCAGGTGGTCGAGCACTGGGGCGCCAACCAGGACGTCTTCGGCCTCTACCGCGAGGGTGGCGCGATCGAGGTCCAGGTCCTCTTCGTGCGCAGCGGCAAGCTGGTCTCCAACCGCAGCTACAGCTTCAACGACTGGGAGTTCCCCGACGCGGAGGTCCTGGAGGCCGTCCTCACGCAGTTCTACCAGGCGACCAACCACGACGTGCCGGACGAGATCCTCCTCCCGGTCGCGATCTCCGACGCCGAGGTGCGCGCCGAGTACCTGAGCGAGCGGCGCGGGAAGAAGGTCGCGATCCTGGTCCCCCGGCGCGGCGACAAGCTCCGCCTGGTCGAGATGGCGGGCGAGAACGCGCGCCAGAGCTTCGCCGAGCGGCGCGACGTGAGCAGAGAGGGCGAGCGCATGGCGGCCGAGCTGCAGGCGCGCCTGCGTCTCGCCAACGCGCCCAAGCGCATCGAGTGCCTCGACATCGCCACCTTCCAGGGGGGCGAGACCGCGGGCGCCATCGTCGCCTTCGACGAGGGGGCGCCGCACAAGGACGGCTACCGCCGCTACCGCATCCGCACCGTCGAGGGCACGGACGACTTCGCGGCGGTGGCCGAGGTGCTGCGCCGGCGCTTCCGCGAGGCGCGCGAGCGCGGCGGGCTGCCGGACCTGCTCGTGATCGACGGCGGCCTCGGCCAGCTCGGGGTCGCGCGTGCGGTGCTCGCCGAGCTCGGCCTGACGGACCTCGAGGTCGTCGGCCTCGCCAAGGAGCGCGTCGAGCGCGACCCGACGGCGAGCGAGATCCGCCGCCGGCCCGAGCGGGTCTTCCTGCCGGGCCGGAAGAATCCCGTGGTGCTCAAACCCAACTCGAGCGCGCTCTTCCTCCTCCAGCGCGTGCGCGACGAGGCGCACCGCTTCGTGAACCTCTATCACCGAAAGCTCCGGGCCCGCGCCCGGCTCTGCTCGCGGCTCGACGCGATCGCGGGCATCGGTCCGCGGCGGCGGCGGGCCCTGCTCCGGCGCTTCGGGAGCCTCCGCCGCATCGGCGAGGCGAGCGCGGAGGAGCTGGCGGCAGTCCCCGGCATCACGCTCACGCTCGCGGCACAGATCAAGGAGGAGCTCGCCCGGACCTGA